The genomic DNA gaagGTTTTGTGGTGCTCATGGATACAAGAAAGGTTCCGTTGCTCTGTTATTGGAATGGTTGTATAAAAGATGGTCCTGATGGTCCATTCTATGAAGGGTCAAGTCCAAGAGGGATCAGAGTTGACAGCAAGATTGAACTATCCCAGTTGCTGGATGATCTGCATCGAGTTACTGGttttgaaaaggaaaagtttCAGATTGATTTGATTGGTAGGTACCCTTCCATTGTTCAGCAACAGATGGTCAAGTATGTGCGCTTGCCCATTGTGGATGATTGTAGTTTAGAGATGATGCTAGAGGTACCAAGTCACCATCCTTCTATCAACAATCTGGAGTTGTATTTAGAGATCAAACCGTTGTCTGATGAAGGAACTGTTCCTATATCTAATGATCAGTCGCCATTGGAAAATAATGCGACCCGAAAGCGTTCTCGGCAAGAGGAGGAGGCTAGCGTCAATGCAGATGTAAATGTGAGTGTGAGGAATACTAAACTAAGAAGTCCGCCGGAGGATAACCATAATGGGTGGATTGAAGATGAGGAGAGTACAGATGTCGGTAACTGTGGTGATAACGGGGTTGCACAGAAGGATCCGAAAATGAAAAAGCCAACTCTTACGAAAGGCGTCAGCGATAGTGTCTCAAAGCAGTTGATTTTCTCTAGTCCATGGCTTGATGAAAGTGAGTTGCATGTTGGGatgatttttaaagataaagTTGAGCTGGAGAATGCAGTGAAGTTGTACTCTAATAGAAGGCAACGTGAGTACAGTAGATACGACTTTTCCTATGAGGGTACCTTAATATACCGGTGCAAGAAAGTATGTGAATGGTTTCTCAAGGCAGCTGAAACAAATGGAAATGTCGTCAAGATAACAGAATATACAGAACCACATACTTGTAAGCCAGCAGATGTAAGCTCAGACTTTCTGGCAGGTGAGATCGAAGGTCTAATAAAGGCTCAGCCCTCGCTCTCAATTGAAGATTTGAACAATTGGGTGAAAGAAGAATTTGGCTACACAGTCTCGTATGCTAATATGTGGATTGCTAAAAAGAAAGCAATCACTGCAATCTTGGGAGATTTGGATAAGAGTTTTAGTGTATTATTGCCCAAGTTCATGGCTGCCCTTAGCTCATCTAACAATATGCTCTTGGAATGGCAATATGATCCTTTTCCTGATCCCAAAAATGCATCCTTTCGTTCTGTGTTTTGGGCGTTTCAGCAGTCAATTGCAGGATTTTCTCACTGCAGACCTCTCATTTTAGTGGATACAGTAAACTTGAGCGGTAAATACCCTGGGAAATTGTTGGTTGCAGCGGGATTTGATGCAGAAAACAGGCTTTTCCCACTTGCGTTTGCAATTATTACCGAAGGAAGTTTGTCAGCTGATACTTGGCGTTGGTTCTTTGCATGCATCAGAAAGAAAGTAACACAAAGGGAAGGCATTTGTCTAATAACGAGTCCGGATCCTGACATAGTTACAGTTGTTAAGGAGCGTGAGTGTCAGTGGGCACAACACCGGTTCTGTCTTAGGCATATGTGCTTAAAGTTTTATGACGTCTTTCATAACAATCTCATGACAGAGTTTGTTTACAAGGCGGGATCTACGAAGTACGTATCAAGTTTCGTGAAGTACTTGAAGAAAATCGAAAAGATGAACTTGGAGGCTCGAAAATGG from Camelina sativa cultivar DH55 chromosome 2, Cs, whole genome shotgun sequence includes the following:
- the LOC104730344 gene encoding uncharacterized protein LOC104730344: MDTRKVPLLCYWNGCIKDGPDGPFYEGSSPRGIRVDSKIELSQLLDDLHRVTGFEKEKFQIDLIGRYPSIVQQQMVKYVRLPIVDDCSLEMMLEVPSHHPSINNLELYLEIKPLSDEGTVPISNDQSPLENNATRKRSRQEEEASVNADVNVSVRNTKLRSPPEDNHNGWIEDEESTDVGNCGDNGVAQKDPKMKKPTLTKGVSDSVSKQLIFSSPWLDESELHVGMIFKDKVELENAVKLYSNRRQREYSRYDFSYEGTLIYRCKKVCEWFLKAAETNGNVVKITEYTEPHTCKPADVSSDFLAGEIEGLIKAQPSLSIEDLNNWVKEEFGYTVSYANMWIAKKKAITAILGDLDKSFSVLLPKFMAALSSSNNMLLEWQYDPFPDPKNASFRSVFWAFQQSIAGFSHCRPLILVDTVNLSGKYPGKLLVAAGFDAENRLFPLAFAIITEGSLSADTWRWFFACIRKKVTQREGICLITSPDPDIVTVVKERECQWAQHRFCLRHMCLKFYDVFHNNLMTEFVYKAGSTKYVSSFVKYLKKIEKMNLEARKWLDKIPLHQWALAYDDGGLRFGIMTTNTISGTYGFINKALDLPITTSILLIFDYRAELFKYRRGLLGESLNGRDLYSKYVMNFFEECKEASRTHDVLPLDRTGEKFQVTEVMQVSQTRFVVHMSDRVCSCGVWQLFKFPCSHVLAVCRRLNIDHLQYVDDCYSTESSRAVLAVDFKPLPGVSDWPEASEVPRLFPPGSRPISAEPRKVIGGQKRSNTGENKGLKR